The following coding sequences are from one Halorubrum sp. BOL3-1 window:
- a CDS encoding histidine kinase N-terminal 7TM domain-containing protein gives MSDLGALPVRAYLTACLLAGVIGLWLGRVAWRERDEPGGIEVALYLLCGGGVALLYAVRIAARGETAMTVALNLATPLVGAFPVLWITFALAFAGHERWRTEDRIVALATPAFVWVLLAWSSETHGLARRSVTSVSDGPFTLLGYGLGPVGGAYVLLAYGLCVAGALLVVDLYERTGNRYRLQTFVVLLGTLFPFLAGVATFVDLGSYASLSWLPTAFVIHGVFLYGTVFWLGTLDAAVVARDTAVEVMQDPVIVSGSDGRIRDLNPAAEALLPPDAVGSSLSAVFPRLEVGAEHPIAIGDRRFDIQENPITDPRGTDRGHVFLLRDVTARERRQVELERREAELERQNERLEEFAGVVSHDLRNPLAAAAAAVELARQRGDDPDGALERAVNAHDRMDDMIEGLLALATAGETVDDLDRVSLDGTVRRVWSRLETADATLAVEGDATVSADRDRLEQLVSNLFRNAIEHAGEDVAVTVSVASDGDAVALAVGDDGPGIPKAERERVTERGVSLAGGTGLGLAIVGDIAEAHGWTLSVTESDAGGARFVVEGMEAADP, from the coding sequence ATGAGCGACCTGGGCGCGCTGCCGGTCCGAGCGTACCTGACCGCCTGCCTGCTGGCGGGGGTCATCGGGCTCTGGCTCGGCCGGGTCGCGTGGCGGGAGCGCGACGAGCCGGGCGGGATCGAGGTCGCGCTCTACCTGCTCTGCGGGGGCGGCGTCGCCCTCCTGTACGCCGTCCGCATCGCCGCGCGCGGTGAGACCGCGATGACGGTCGCGCTCAACCTGGCGACGCCGCTCGTGGGCGCGTTCCCCGTCCTCTGGATCACGTTCGCGCTGGCGTTTGCCGGCCACGAGCGCTGGCGGACCGAAGATCGGATCGTCGCGCTCGCGACCCCCGCGTTCGTCTGGGTGCTGCTCGCGTGGTCCAGCGAGACCCACGGGCTCGCCCGGCGGTCGGTGACATCCGTCTCCGACGGGCCGTTCACGCTGCTCGGCTACGGCTTGGGTCCCGTCGGGGGGGCGTACGTCCTCCTCGCGTACGGCCTGTGCGTCGCCGGCGCGCTCCTCGTCGTCGACCTCTACGAGCGGACCGGGAACCGGTACCGGCTCCAGACGTTCGTCGTGCTGCTCGGCACGCTTTTTCCGTTCTTGGCGGGCGTCGCGACGTTCGTCGACCTGGGGAGCTACGCGAGCCTCTCGTGGCTGCCGACCGCGTTCGTGATCCACGGCGTGTTCCTGTACGGCACCGTCTTCTGGCTCGGCACGCTCGACGCCGCGGTCGTCGCGCGCGACACCGCCGTCGAAGTGATGCAAGACCCCGTGATCGTCTCCGGCTCCGACGGGCGGATCCGTGACCTCAACCCGGCCGCCGAGGCGCTCCTCCCGCCCGACGCGGTCGGCTCGTCGCTGTCGGCGGTGTTCCCGCGGTTGGAGGTCGGCGCCGAACACCCGATCGCTATCGGGGACCGCCGGTTCGACATCCAGGAGAACCCGATAACCGACCCGCGCGGCACCGACCGCGGCCACGTCTTCCTGCTGCGCGACGTGACCGCGCGGGAACGGCGACAGGTGGAACTCGAACGGCGGGAGGCCGAACTCGAGCGCCAGAACGAGCGGTTAGAGGAGTTCGCGGGCGTCGTCTCGCACGACCTGCGGAACCCCCTCGCGGCCGCGGCCGCGGCTGTCGAGCTGGCCCGCCAGCGCGGCGACGACCCCGACGGCGCCCTCGAACGGGCCGTGAACGCCCACGACCGGATGGACGACATGATCGAGGGGCTGCTCGCGCTGGCGACGGCGGGGGAGACGGTCGACGACCTCGACCGCGTCTCGCTCGACGGGACGGTCAGGCGCGTCTGGTCGCGGCTCGAAACCGCGGACGCGACGCTCGCCGTCGAGGGCGACGCGACCGTCTCGGCCGACCGCGACCGGCTCGAACAGCTGGTCTCGAACCTGTTCCGCAACGCGATCGAACACGCGGGCGAGGACGTCGCCGTCACCGTCTCCGTCGCGTCCGACGGCGACGCGGTCGCGCTCGCGGTCGGTGACGACGGTCCCGGGATCCCGAAGGCGGAGCGCGAGCGCGTCACCGAGCGTGGCGTGTCGCTCGCCGGCGGAACCGGACTGGGGTTAGCGATCGTCGGCGACATCGCCGAGGCGCACGGCTGGACCCTCTCCGTCACCGAGTCAGACGCCGGCGGCGCGCGGTTCGTCGTCGAGGGGATGGAGGCGGCGGATCCGTGA
- a CDS encoding PaaI family thioesterase, producing the protein MDRTDIAEMDPLPDAATEYVERKLEDEHGYLSWLNTSVETIDRGRVVLSIPFDDKLTNADGRTIHGGVAATLIDTAGGVAQRTTFEEPLDGGVATVNLDANYLRPATGDLRAEAEVVRAGGSIGVSEMTVTTARGGEDRGDAGDADRSEVVVGQGSFRLFRE; encoded by the coding sequence ATGGACCGCACGGACATCGCGGAGATGGATCCGCTCCCCGACGCCGCGACGGAGTACGTCGAGCGGAAGCTGGAGGACGAACACGGCTACCTCTCGTGGCTGAACACGTCGGTCGAGACGATCGATCGCGGCCGCGTCGTCCTCTCGATCCCCTTCGACGACAAGCTCACGAACGCCGACGGGCGGACGATCCACGGCGGCGTCGCGGCGACGCTGATAGACACGGCCGGCGGCGTCGCGCAGCGCACGACGTTCGAGGAGCCGCTCGACGGCGGCGTGGCGACGGTGAACCTCGACGCGAACTACCTCCGGCCCGCGACCGGCGACCTCCGCGCCGAGGCCGAGGTCGTCAGGGCCGGCGGCTCGATCGGCGTCAGCGAGATGACCGTCACCACCGCCCGGGGCGGGGAGGACAGAGGCGACGCGGGCGACGCCGACCGCTCCGAGGTCGTCGTCGGTCAGGGGTCGTTCCGGCTGTTCCGCGAGTAG
- a CDS encoding molybdopterin biosynthesis protein, with product MSDRKEFRDLATPEAARDAVASLDLAPAPETVPLRDARGRVLAERVDAAIDVPGFDRASMDGYAVRARDTFGADESDPAELDRVGAVHAGAAPDVAVEPGTCAEISTGAVMPDGADAVVMVERTDEVGAAGGDADSAATDAGDAGGETAASPRIAVRTSVAPGDHVMTAGTDIAAGARALGPGTRLTPREVGLLSALGVDEVPVEGRPRVGIVSTGDELVRPGEDLDPGRGEIYDVNSTTIAAGVEEAGGDPVLYPHAGDDYEEMERLLRRAADECDLVLSSGSTSASAVDVIYRVIEARGELLLHGVAVKPGKPMLVGRLDRTDEADGSRGSESAYVGLPGYPVSALTIFRTFVAPAIREAAGRPEPATATVEGRMGVGERYGEGRMRLMPVGLLDVADGDRAGDADGRPLAYPVDKGSGATTSLVEADGVVAVDPDTEYLDAGESVSVDLFSPDVCPPTLLGVGEDDPALNRLLDRLANPRYLAVGSREGLRRLRDGVPDIAVTAGPSDREVDAEPIGGWTREWGIVVPDGNPDAVEGLADLVDRDLRFRNRPTVSGLRRSLDAALDELAGERDADRRALAERVDGYERTAKAFESPARAVVAGDADAGLGLRETAARLDCGFVSLGEQPVVVRAAPDRVDREPVAALAAELSGGGDDGDGEAADGRPGIDAILDGLRGYSRNSRNDP from the coding sequence GTGAGCGACCGCAAGGAGTTCCGCGACCTCGCGACTCCCGAGGCCGCCCGCGACGCGGTCGCGTCGCTCGACCTCGCCCCGGCGCCGGAGACGGTCCCGCTGCGGGACGCCCGCGGCCGCGTCCTCGCGGAGCGGGTCGACGCCGCGATCGACGTGCCGGGGTTCGACCGCGCCTCGATGGACGGGTACGCGGTCCGCGCGCGCGACACCTTCGGGGCCGACGAGTCCGACCCCGCCGAGCTCGACCGCGTCGGCGCGGTCCACGCGGGCGCGGCGCCCGACGTCGCGGTCGAGCCGGGGACGTGCGCCGAGATCTCCACGGGCGCGGTGATGCCGGACGGCGCCGACGCGGTCGTGATGGTCGAGCGGACCGACGAAGTCGGCGCTGCGGGCGGCGACGCCGACTCGGCCGCGACCGACGCGGGCGACGCCGGGGGCGAGACCGCCGCGTCCCCACGGATCGCGGTCCGCACCTCTGTCGCGCCCGGCGACCACGTGATGACCGCGGGGACGGACATCGCCGCCGGCGCGCGCGCGCTCGGCCCCGGAACGCGGCTGACGCCCCGCGAGGTCGGGCTGCTGTCCGCGCTCGGCGTCGACGAGGTCCCGGTCGAGGGGCGCCCGCGCGTCGGGATCGTCTCCACCGGCGACGAGCTGGTGCGGCCGGGCGAGGACCTCGACCCGGGCCGCGGCGAGATCTACGACGTGAACTCGACGACGATCGCCGCGGGCGTCGAGGAGGCGGGCGGCGACCCCGTCCTCTACCCGCACGCCGGCGACGACTACGAGGAGATGGAGCGGCTGCTCCGCCGGGCGGCCGACGAGTGCGACCTGGTGCTCTCCTCGGGGTCGACCTCCGCGAGCGCGGTCGACGTCATCTACCGCGTGATCGAGGCGCGCGGCGAGCTCCTCCTCCACGGGGTCGCCGTCAAGCCCGGCAAGCCGATGCTCGTCGGACGGCTGGACCGGACCGACGAGGCGGACGGTTCGCGGGGGAGCGAGTCGGCGTACGTCGGACTCCCCGGCTATCCGGTGTCCGCGCTCACGATATTTCGGACGTTCGTCGCGCCCGCGATCCGCGAGGCCGCCGGACGGCCCGAGCCGGCGACGGCGACCGTCGAGGGCCGGATGGGGGTCGGAGAGCGCTACGGCGAGGGCCGCATGCGACTAATGCCGGTCGGGCTGCTCGACGTGGCGGACGGCGACCGCGCCGGCGACGCCGACGGCCGCCCCCTCGCCTACCCGGTCGACAAGGGATCGGGCGCGACGACGAGCCTCGTCGAGGCGGATGGCGTCGTCGCGGTCGACCCGGACACGGAGTACCTCGACGCCGGAGAGTCGGTCTCGGTCGACCTGTTCTCGCCCGACGTGTGCCCGCCGACGCTGCTCGGGGTCGGGGAGGACGACCCCGCGCTCAACCGCCTGCTCGACCGCCTCGCGAACCCCCGGTACCTCGCGGTCGGCTCCCGTGAGGGACTCCGCCGCCTCCGCGACGGCGTCCCGGACATCGCCGTGACAGCGGGGCCGAGCGACCGCGAGGTCGACGCCGAGCCGATCGGCGGGTGGACCCGCGAGTGGGGGATCGTCGTCCCCGACGGGAACCCGGACGCGGTAGAGGGACTCGCGGACCTCGTCGACCGCGACCTCCGGTTCCGGAACCGTCCGACCGTCTCGGGGCTGCGCCGGAGCCTCGACGCCGCCCTCGACGAACTGGCGGGCGAGCGCGACGCCGACCGCCGCGCGCTCGCGGAGCGGGTCGACGGGTACGAGCGGACCGCGAAGGCGTTCGAGAGTCCGGCCCGCGCCGTCGTCGCCGGCGACGCGGACGCCGGACTCGGCCTCCGCGAGACCGCGGCGCGGCTCGACTGCGGGTTCGTCTCGCTCGGTGAGCAGCCGGTCGTCGTCCGAGCCGCCCCGGACCGCGTCGACCGCGAGCCGGTCGCGGCGCTGGCGGCCGAGCTGTCCGGGGGCGGTGACGACGGCGACGGAGAAGCGGCCGACGGTCGCCCCGGAATTGACGCTATCCTCGACGGACTCCGGGGCTACTCGCGGAACAGCCGGAACGACCCCTGA
- a CDS encoding molybdopterin molybdotransferase MoeA, which translates to MSHDRRESGFKRRTRVADARATLLDAVTPHDRRESVPVAAADGRIVTEPIDAPSPVPGYDRAAMDGYAVRAGDTFGAGDRSPAVLDAEPPETAAVAPGEAARVHTGSAVPEGADAVVMIEQVETVGEEVEVFDAVAAGENVGEAGEDVAADQRLYEPGHVLRPSDLGLLRSVGLDEVAVREPAEVAVIPTGEELVESDPGPGEVIETNGLTVSRLVERWGGEARYRDVVTDDSDALREAVAADLDADVVVTTGGSSVGARDLIPEVVDGLGEVLVHGVALKPGHPVCLGRAEGTPIVSLPGYPVACIVNAAQFLRPAMKRAGGADAAPFPTRRATLSRKVASEPGVRTFARVGLSPPDGEGGNPEDGESAEGDDLPTATPTRASGSGILSSVALADGWVVVPEPREGLDAGETVDVELWEVNA; encoded by the coding sequence ATGAGCCACGACAGACGCGAGTCCGGGTTCAAGCGGCGGACCCGGGTCGCTGACGCGAGGGCGACGCTGCTCGACGCCGTCACGCCCCACGACCGGCGCGAGTCGGTCCCGGTCGCGGCGGCCGACGGCCGGATCGTCACCGAACCGATCGACGCGCCGTCTCCGGTGCCGGGGTACGACCGGGCCGCGATGGACGGGTACGCGGTCCGAGCGGGTGACACCTTCGGCGCCGGCGACCGCTCCCCAGCGGTCCTCGACGCCGAGCCGCCGGAGACGGCCGCGGTCGCGCCCGGGGAGGCAGCGCGCGTCCACACCGGTAGCGCGGTTCCGGAGGGTGCCGACGCGGTCGTGATGATCGAGCAGGTCGAGACGGTCGGAGAGGAGGTGGAGGTGTTCGACGCGGTCGCGGCCGGCGAGAACGTCGGGGAGGCGGGCGAGGACGTCGCGGCCGACCAGCGCCTCTACGAGCCGGGTCACGTCCTGCGACCCTCCGACCTCGGCCTCCTGCGCTCGGTCGGTCTCGACGAGGTCGCGGTCCGGGAGCCGGCCGAGGTCGCCGTGATCCCGACCGGCGAGGAGCTGGTCGAGTCCGACCCCGGTCCCGGCGAGGTGATCGAGACGAACGGACTCACCGTCTCGCGGCTCGTCGAGCGGTGGGGCGGCGAGGCGCGCTACCGCGACGTCGTCACCGACGACTCGGACGCGCTCCGCGAGGCGGTCGCGGCCGACCTCGACGCCGACGTGGTCGTCACCACCGGCGGCTCCTCGGTCGGAGCGCGGGACCTGATCCCGGAGGTCGTCGACGGCCTCGGTGAGGTGCTGGTCCACGGCGTCGCCCTGAAGCCCGGCCACCCGGTGTGTCTCGGTCGCGCCGAGGGGACGCCGATCGTCTCGCTACCCGGCTACCCCGTCGCGTGTATCGTCAACGCGGCGCAGTTCCTCCGCCCCGCGATGAAGCGCGCGGGCGGAGCCGACGCGGCCCCGTTCCCGACGCGGCGGGCGACGCTGTCCAGGAAGGTCGCGAGCGAACCCGGCGTGCGGACGTTCGCGCGGGTGGGCCTCTCCCCGCCGGACGGCGAAGGCGGCAATCCCGAAGACGGCGAGTCGGCCGAGGGCGACGACCTCCCGACCGCGACGCCGACCCGCGCGAGCGGCTCCGGAATCTTATCCAGCGTCGCGCTCGCGGACGGCTGGGTCGTCGTGCCGGAGCCGCGGGAGGGACTCGACGCTGGCGAGACCGTCGACGTCGAGCTGTGGGAGGTGAACGCGTGA
- a CDS encoding PHP domain-containing protein, giving the protein MSRVTVSIDPHVHSEGSYDGHEPVELILEHAAEIGLDAVVITDHDVIRESKRAAEVAAEYGLIGIPGVEVSTAHGHLLAVGVDRMPPRGRPYAETVRRIHEQGGVAVVPHPFQRSRHGVRRRDIPTPGPDREGDDAETGGETPDSAADSEPGPGVARVASATEVDAIEVFNAWLFTGSRNRRARRFAAEHGYPGVAASDAHHLQYVGRAFTELTIEGRESAADVTADDVLAAIRRGTTTVEGRRAPVRMAAKHYVGAAGRRSAYYARTGAARGARATKRTAVDGAVAAKVAALQSAHRTRRFLSWFA; this is encoded by the coding sequence GTGTCCCGCGTCACTGTCAGTATCGACCCGCACGTCCATTCTGAGGGCAGCTACGACGGCCACGAGCCGGTCGAGCTGATACTCGAACACGCGGCCGAGATCGGACTCGACGCGGTCGTCATCACCGACCACGACGTGATCCGAGAGTCGAAACGCGCCGCGGAGGTCGCCGCCGAGTACGGGCTGATCGGGATCCCCGGCGTGGAGGTGTCGACCGCGCACGGCCACCTGCTCGCGGTCGGCGTCGACCGGATGCCGCCGCGCGGGCGACCGTACGCGGAGACGGTCAGACGGATCCACGAGCAGGGCGGCGTCGCCGTCGTTCCGCACCCGTTCCAGCGCTCGCGCCACGGGGTCCGCCGGCGCGACATCCCGACGCCCGGACCGGACCGAGAGGGCGACGACGCCGAGACCGGAGGCGAGACGCCCGACTCGGCCGCCGACTCCGAGCCGGGACCGGGAGTAGCGCGCGTCGCGTCGGCCACCGAGGTCGACGCGATCGAGGTGTTCAACGCCTGGCTGTTCACGGGGTCCCGCAACCGCCGCGCGCGTCGGTTCGCGGCCGAACACGGGTACCCCGGCGTCGCCGCCAGCGACGCGCACCACCTCCAGTACGTCGGCCGCGCGTTCACGGAGCTGACGATCGAGGGTCGGGAGTCGGCGGCCGACGTCACCGCGGACGACGTGCTGGCGGCGATCCGGCGCGGTACGACGACCGTCGAGGGCCGGCGCGCACCGGTCCGGATGGCGGCGAAACACTACGTCGGCGCCGCCGGGCGCCGGTCTGCCTACTACGCTCGGACCGGCGCCGCTCGGGGCGCGCGGGCCACCAAGCGGACCGCGGTCGACGGGGCGGTGGCGGCGAAGGTCGCCGCCCTCCAGTCGGCCCACCGCACCCGGCGGTTCCTCTCCTGGTTCGCCTGA